The following are encoded in a window of Cryobacterium sp. CG_9.6 genomic DNA:
- the infC gene encoding translation initiation factor IF-3 has product MTLNIQEERRISDPRTNDRIRVPEVRLVGPNGEQVGVVAIDVALRLAQDADLDLVEVAPEAKPPVAKIMDYGKFKYEAAQKAKEARRNQANTILKEVRFRLKIDTHDYETKRKRAEGFLKAGDKVKAMILFRGREQSRPDQGVRLLKKFAEDVSEFGSVESTPTIDGRNMVMVIGPLKNKSEAKAETNAHKAAEKADKAADKAAKLEDKDA; this is encoded by the coding sequence GTGACCCTGAATATCCAGGAGGAGAGACGCATCAGCGATCCCCGTACAAATGACCGTATTCGCGTCCCCGAAGTTCGTCTCGTTGGTCCCAACGGCGAGCAGGTTGGGGTCGTGGCCATAGATGTTGCCCTGCGACTGGCCCAGGACGCCGACCTCGACCTCGTCGAAGTTGCCCCTGAAGCTAAGCCTCCCGTGGCGAAGATCATGGACTACGGCAAGTTCAAGTACGAGGCTGCGCAGAAGGCCAAAGAGGCCCGGCGCAACCAGGCGAACACGATCCTCAAAGAGGTTCGTTTCCGTCTCAAGATCGATACTCACGACTACGAAACCAAGCGCAAACGCGCCGAAGGCTTCCTGAAGGCCGGCGACAAGGTCAAGGCCATGATTTTGTTCCGTGGTCGTGAACAGTCCCGTCCCGACCAGGGCGTACGACTGCTCAAAAAGTTTGCCGAGGATGTGTCCGAATTTGGTTCCGTGGAATCAACTCCGACCATTGACGGACGAAACATGGTCATGGTCATCGGACCTCTGAAGAACAAGTCAGAGGCCAAGGCGGAGACTAACGCACATAAGGCTGCTGAAAAGGCAGACAAGGCCGCCGATAAGGCAGCGAAACTGGAGGATAAAGATGCCTAA
- the rpmI gene encoding 50S ribosomal protein L35, which yields MPKMKTHSGTKKRFKVTGSGKIMKQQAGMRHNLEVKSTKRKSRLNKDQVLAKSDTKVIKKLLGL from the coding sequence ATGCCTAAGATGAAGACCCACTCTGGCACGAAGAAGCGTTTCAAGGTCACCGGAAGCGGCAAGATCATGAAGCAGCAGGCCGGCATGCGACACAACCTCGAGGTTAAGAGCACCAAGCGCAAGTCTCGCCTCAACAAGGACCAGGTTCTGGCTAAGTCGGACACCAAGGTCATCAAGAAGCTTCTCGGTCTCTAA